One Stratiformator vulcanicus genomic window, GAGCTGATCGATCTTTCGAATGAAACTCAGGAGACCCTCGACCTCTATGGTATTGATCGCGAGAAACCGAAGCATCTAACGGGAGGACGCGGCGGACAGAATAATCCGATTAAAGGTTTCGCTCGTAGCTGTTTGCTCGCGCGGAGGCTCGTCGAACGGGGTGTGCGATTCGTCAACGTGATTTACGCATCGTGGGACCACCACGCAAACCTCGACAAAGAACTCGCCTATAACAGTTACGCGGCCGACCAGCCGATCGGCGGGTTGCTCAGCGATCTAAAACGTCGCGGAATGCTCGACGAAACGATGGTCGTATGGGGGGGCGAATTCGGTCGGACCCCGTTGGGAGAGAACCGCCCCGGCTTTAAAGCCGTGACCGGTCGAGATCACCACCCGTTCGCCTTCTCAATGTGGATGGCCGGTGGCGGGCTTAAAGGCGGCCAAGCCTACGGGCAGACCGATGAGATCGGCTGGAACATTACCGAGAACCCGGTGCACATCAATGATCTTCACGCCACGATGCTCAATCAATTCGGAATTGATCATGAGCGGCTGACGCATCGCTTTCAGGGTCGCGACTTCCGTCTGACCGATGTGGGCGGGAAGGTCATCCGCGATTGGATCGCCTGAGGGGCAGGAGGGCTCAGGGAAAGAGTTTGTTCTTCGCCCGCCAGAGCAAGTACGGCACTAGGCCGACCGTTGATCCAACCAGCAGAATCAAGTGGCGGTGACCCGACGGGTCGTTCGTCGCGTTGACCCTATCGCCGCTCCAAGACCGGATCGCCCAATAAGCGAAGATCGCGATTGGGACAAGCAGCGACCAAACAGGCCAATCCCGGTAGTGCCCGCGGGCGAATTCATACAGCATTAAGCCGAGTAGAAAAACCGGCAAGATGCCCAATTCGAAACTGCGAGACGCGGCGTACATGCCGGTAGTCTTAGCGAAAGGTCGCCGCCGGTCAACACGGCTCAAAATTCACTCTCTCAGTGCCGAAATATTCGAAAGCCGGCGCAAGCCGCTCAGGCTCGACTTGGCTTACCAGGGGCCGAATTCGAGGCCGACGCTGATCCCGTCCAGCGACATGACTTTCACCGACTTGCCCGGGGCGAAGTTAATACCGGTGACCGAGTCGCTTCCGTTGTTGATATTACTGATGAAAGCGCGGCCGCCGTTGGCGGTTGTGATGTCATAAGTCGTGTTGTCCGCCGGACGGACAACGTGTGAGAAACGCATTAAATCGTACCCGATGATTAAGCGGGCCTTGGGATTAATTTTGATGCGGGCGTAGACGTCGAATTCGAACACGGGCGAGAACAGGAAATCATTGCGAGACCGGTTGCTGCTGAAACCGAGGAAATTGGTCGCGATGACCCGTGATTTAACATTGTTTACGCCGAGCAGCACCGACGGCTCGGTCCCGAGCGTCAACCACTTGTGAATTAATTCGAACCGAGCACCGACGGTGGGACCCCAGATATTGTTATGGACGTCCGTGGTGATTCCGGTCACCGTTCCGTTGGTTCCATTAAAATTGATATACTCGGCACCCTGCTGCTCTTGGACTGCACGGTAGGCGAATCCGAATGTCGGCTGAATGTGAAATCCGTCGCCCGGCGGGGAAAGCGGATCGATCACGAAGTCGAAGTCGAGTCCCCAAGCATCGGCCGCGTAAGAGTAGACAGCACCTTCCGTGAAGACCGGCAGGATGTCTGTTGGGAAAAGGTTGGCAGTGACGGGGAGTGCCACTGCCGGGGGAGTCGCTCTGGCATATTCGAATCCCCGTTGCTCGAGGACGAAACCGGAAAACTCAAAGGCGGCACCAGTGTTGAGTGGCACACCGAAGGTTCCGCGAATGCCGTTGGTTCCAGACAGCGACACGAGGCCGAGATCGTTTGCTAAGCCATTGGTTAAAGCTGTTCCATCAGATTTAATGACCGAGTTGCCGAGGTTGAATGTGGTCGTCGGGTCGGTCGGCACCGAAGTTCCCTGCGCGTAAAAGAATTGCGCGCCGTACGCATTGTTCGGGGGATCGGTCCAGCCCCAATGCAGATACTCGATACGGCCCCAGACTTCCGCCGGCTTGAACAAGCGGTAGCCGAGGAAGTGAAAATCGGAAGGCGGCACGAAGAGCTTTTTTTCCTTCGGCATCGCCATCGTCGGCATTGTCGACGTTTGCTGGATTGGCGGACAATATCCGGAGTTCTGCTCCGCATGGCCGCCTCTGAGCTGGTGAGTGCCGATG contains:
- a CDS encoding BBP7 family outer membrane beta-barrel protein, with product MSRVVLLEERTMTRCPLHCILIAGAIFCAATATYGQSADEGVIHLGGSTSEEVEQVTWKPYNLGDSALINPASPWPPVMPIPQPLGETWSIGTHQLRGGHAEQNSGYCPPIQQTSTMPTMAMPKEKKLFVPPSDFHFLGYRLFKPAEVWGRIEYLHWGWTDPPNNAYGAQFFYAQGTSVPTDPTTTFNLGNSVIKSDGTALTNGLANDLGLVSLSGTNGIRGTFGVPLNTGAAFEFSGFVLEQRGFEYARATPPAVALPVTANLFPTDILPVFTEGAVYSYAADAWGLDFDFVIDPLSPPGDGFHIQPTFGFAYRAVQEQQGAEYINFNGTNGTVTGITTDVHNNIWGPTVGARFELIHKWLTLGTEPSVLLGVNNVKSRVIATNFLGFSSNRSRNDFLFSPVFEFDVYARIKINPKARLIIGYDLMRFSHVVRPADNTTYDITTANGGRAFISNINNGSDSVTGINFAPGKSVKVMSLDGISVGLEFGPW